In a genomic window of Shouchella clausii:
- a CDS encoding helix-turn-helix domain-containing protein: MELGKTIKYYRIKHNMTQAELADGICSIPHLSKIENNIYKANHATASLLLDRLGVNIEDEYAQHNEIKQSLEAFIEAIQFVDVQEAKRIQKILVEKEFIIARTDYINTYHLYMMRYHLMNGANHLAQEQRAILDKNRTNLSAIEELSYRLFNGILLVNRNRLKEAKEILLDLQSEDYSSKYIFVREVAFVLAQCFTQLNEPEKAIIYAKEALQIFKQEDNYIRAFHTQMLLGVNYTQMNMTEESLRLYKILLRNTRLFSRDTLYYQAMYNYGVLLKKIGNYEQSHECFTKCSAYYDKDSQNYVFSLLADIEVLFQLKTDKKQIESKLNEIIEISAKRGYKRSELQARYYAHRLKADDAMYNFIEQELLPHLDKLDNKEEPVHYAIELAQWYQKNGEYEKANEYLNKYAMKVKRREFSIV; this comes from the coding sequence GTGGAGTTAGGCAAAACAATCAAATACTACCGAATTAAGCATAATATGACACAGGCAGAACTCGCTGATGGTATTTGCTCCATTCCACACCTTAGCAAAATTGAAAACAACATCTATAAGGCCAACCATGCTACAGCTTCCCTCTTGCTTGACCGGCTTGGCGTCAATATAGAAGATGAATATGCCCAACACAACGAGATTAAGCAGTCGCTGGAAGCCTTTATTGAAGCGATACAATTTGTGGATGTACAGGAAGCAAAACGGATTCAAAAAATATTAGTCGAGAAGGAATTTATCATTGCCCGAACGGATTACATTAATACGTACCATTTATACATGATGCGCTACCACTTGATGAACGGAGCGAACCACCTTGCCCAAGAACAGCGAGCCATCTTAGATAAAAACCGCACGAATTTGTCCGCGATCGAAGAACTGTCTTACCGTCTGTTCAATGGCATCCTCCTAGTAAACCGCAACCGCTTAAAGGAAGCAAAAGAAATTTTGCTTGACTTGCAAAGTGAAGACTATTCTTCCAAATACATTTTTGTCCGTGAAGTCGCTTTCGTGCTTGCACAGTGTTTTACACAGCTAAATGAGCCGGAAAAAGCAATCATTTATGCAAAAGAGGCGCTTCAAATTTTTAAGCAAGAGGACAATTACATTCGCGCTTTTCACACGCAAATGTTGCTAGGGGTCAATTATACACAAATGAATATGACAGAGGAATCCCTTCGCCTCTATAAAATCCTTTTGCGAAACACACGCTTGTTTAGCCGCGACACGCTCTATTACCAAGCAATGTACAATTACGGCGTCTTGCTTAAAAAAATTGGCAACTATGAACAAAGCCATGAATGTTTTACGAAATGCAGCGCTTATTACGACAAAGACAGCCAAAATTACGTATTCAGCCTTCTCGCAGACATCGAAGTTCTCTTCCAGTTGAAAACGGACAAAAAACAAATTGAATCAAAATTAAATGAAATTATTGAAATTAGTGCAAAACGTGGGTACAAACGCTCTGAGCTTCAAGCCCGCTACTATGCGCACCGCTTAAAAGCCGACGATGCGATGTACAACTTTATCGAACAGGAACTGCTCCCTCATCTCGATAAGCTTGATAATAAAGAAGAACCAGTCCACTATGCAATTGAGCTGGCGCAATGGTACCAGAAAAACGGAGAGTACGAAAAAGCAAACGAATACTTAAATAAATATGCCATGAAAGTCAAAAGACGTGAATTTTCCATTGTATAG
- a CDS encoding sulfurtransferase: MIVTPKWLYDRLGEVIVLDARFDLFDEKKGKQAYHAEHLPGALFIDMSEEMADKCIQGAGRHPLPSPEDMAQMFAKKGISKDSKVVIYDDQNGGIAAARAWWMLEFLGNNNAAILDGGIQAWKNSGYPTTDEVKLPDEARFEPHVKEDWLVTAEQVKNKLGSAVLVDSRSRERYQGEQEPLDPKAGHIPGALNFPWSGVLRQDGNWKSTEELVQHFAALPRDQEVIVYCGSGISACPNVLALKRAGFKQVTLYAGSWSDWSSRSGYPVETDHPSQ; encoded by the coding sequence ATGATTGTAACGCCTAAATGGCTTTATGACAGGCTTGGCGAAGTCATCGTCCTTGATGCTCGTTTTGATTTATTTGATGAAAAGAAGGGAAAACAGGCTTATCATGCAGAACATTTGCCAGGCGCTCTATTTATCGATATGTCCGAAGAAATGGCGGACAAATGCATCCAAGGGGCAGGGCGCCATCCGCTGCCATCTCCAGAGGACATGGCCCAGATGTTTGCCAAAAAAGGCATATCAAAAGACAGCAAAGTCGTTATTTACGATGACCAAAATGGAGGAATAGCGGCAGCGCGCGCATGGTGGATGCTTGAATTTCTAGGCAACAACAACGCCGCTATTCTTGACGGTGGGATTCAGGCTTGGAAGAACAGTGGCTACCCGACAACGGATGAGGTGAAGCTTCCAGATGAGGCGCGATTTGAGCCGCATGTGAAGGAAGATTGGCTAGTTACAGCCGAACAAGTGAAAAATAAGTTGGGAAGCGCTGTTTTGGTTGACTCTCGCTCTAGAGAACGTTATCAAGGGGAACAGGAACCACTTGACCCAAAAGCCGGGCATATTCCAGGCGCACTCAATTTTCCGTGGAGCGGCGTGCTGCGCCAGGACGGAAACTGGAAGAGCACCGAGGAGCTAGTGCAGCATTTTGCCGCCCTCCCTCGTGATCAGGAAGTAATTGTCTACTGCGGCTCAGGCATTTCCGCATGTCCAAATGTGCTTGCATTAAAGCGGGCAGGCTTTAAACAGGTGACACTATATGCAGGAAGTTGGAGCGATTGGTCTTCACGTAGCGGTTATCCAGTAGAGACAGACCACCCAAGCCAATAA
- a CDS encoding alkaline protease has protein sequence MKKPLGKIVASTALLISVAFSSSIASAAEEAKEKYLIGFNEQEAVSEFVEQVEANDEVAILSEEEEVEIELLHEFETIPVLSVELSPEDVDALELDPAISYIEEDAEVTTMAQSVPWGISRVQAPAAHNRGLTGSGVKVAVLDTGISTHPDLNIRGGASFVPGEPSTQDGNGHGTHVAGTIAALNNSIGVLGVAPSAELYAVKVLGASGSGSVSSIAQGLEWAGNNGMHVANLSLGSPSPSATLEQAVNSATSRGVLVVAASGNSGAGSISYPARYANAMAVGATDQNNNRASFSQYGAGLDIVAPGVNVQSTYPGSTYASLNGTSMATPHVAGAAALVKQKNPSWSNVQIRNHLKNTATSLGSTNLYGSGLVNAEAATR, from the coding sequence ATGAAGAAACCGTTGGGGAAAATTGTCGCAAGCACCGCACTACTCATTTCTGTTGCTTTTAGTTCATCGATCGCATCGGCTGCTGAAGAAGCAAAAGAAAAATATTTAATTGGCTTTAATGAGCAGGAAGCTGTCAGTGAGTTTGTAGAACAAGTAGAGGCAAATGACGAGGTCGCCATTCTCTCTGAGGAAGAGGAAGTCGAAATTGAATTGCTTCATGAATTTGAAACGATTCCTGTTTTATCCGTTGAGTTAAGCCCAGAAGATGTGGACGCGCTTGAACTCGATCCAGCGATTTCTTATATTGAAGAGGATGCAGAAGTAACGACAATGGCGCAATCAGTGCCATGGGGAATTAGCCGTGTGCAAGCCCCAGCTGCCCATAACCGTGGATTGACAGGTTCTGGTGTAAAAGTTGCTGTCCTCGATACAGGTATTTCCACTCATCCAGACTTAAATATTCGTGGTGGCGCTAGCTTTGTACCAGGGGAACCATCCACTCAAGATGGGAATGGGCATGGCACGCATGTGGCCGGGACGATTGCTGCTTTAAACAATTCGATTGGCGTTCTTGGCGTAGCGCCGAGCGCGGAACTATACGCTGTTAAAGTATTAGGGGCGAGCGGTTCAGGTTCGGTCAGCTCGATTGCCCAAGGATTGGAATGGGCAGGGAACAATGGCATGCACGTTGCTAATTTGAGTTTAGGAAGCCCTTCGCCAAGTGCCACACTTGAGCAAGCTGTTAATAGCGCGACTTCTAGAGGCGTTCTTGTTGTAGCGGCATCTGGGAATTCAGGTGCAGGCTCAATCAGCTATCCGGCCCGTTATGCGAACGCAATGGCAGTCGGAGCTACTGACCAAAACAACAACCGCGCCAGCTTTTCACAGTATGGCGCAGGGCTTGACATTGTCGCACCAGGTGTAAACGTGCAGAGCACATACCCAGGTTCAACGTATGCCAGCTTAAACGGTACATCGATGGCTACTCCTCATGTTGCAGGTGCAGCAGCCCTTGTTAAACAAAAGAACCCATCTTGGTCCAATGTACAAATCCGCAATCATCTAAAGAATACGGCAACGAGCTTAGGAAGCACGAACTTGTATGGAAGCGGACTTGTCAATGCAGAAGCGGCAACACGCTAA
- the ald gene encoding alanine dehydrogenase, with product MIIGIPKEIKSYENRVAITPAGVDALVGNGHRIVVEASAGIGSGFTDEEYEKAGATIEENAKDVWAAADMIIKVKEPLSEEYRYFRKGLILFTYLHLAAEPELTKALVDSGVTAIAYETVEINRALPLLTPMSEVAGRMATQVGAQFLEKTRGGKGILLSGVPGVKRAKVTIIGGGVVGTNAAKMAVGLGADVTLLDVSAERLRQLDDQFGNDIQTIMSNPLNIASAVAEADLVIGAVLIPGARAPKLVTAEMIQKMGAGSVVVDVAVDQGGIIETANKVTTHDAPTYTKYDVIHYAVANMPGAVPRTSTIALTNVTIPFAVQIANKGAKEALRASSALAKGLNVANGFITYEAVARDLNYPYKQAEEVLAELP from the coding sequence ATGATTATCGGAATACCGAAAGAGATTAAAAGCTATGAAAATCGGGTAGCGATTACGCCAGCTGGAGTGGATGCGCTTGTTGGCAACGGCCACCGTATCGTAGTGGAGGCAAGCGCAGGCATTGGTAGCGGCTTTACAGATGAGGAGTATGAAAAGGCAGGCGCAACGATTGAGGAAAACGCGAAAGATGTGTGGGCGGCAGCAGACATGATTATTAAAGTCAAAGAGCCGCTTTCTGAAGAGTATCGGTATTTCCGCAAAGGGCTAATTTTGTTTACGTACTTGCATTTGGCGGCAGAGCCTGAGTTGACAAAGGCGTTAGTCGATTCAGGCGTGACGGCGATTGCTTATGAGACGGTAGAGATAAACCGGGCATTGCCATTGTTAACGCCGATGAGTGAAGTGGCTGGAAGGATGGCAACACAAGTGGGCGCCCAGTTTTTGGAGAAGACACGAGGAGGGAAGGGAATTCTCCTCTCCGGCGTACCTGGCGTTAAACGGGCCAAAGTAACGATCATCGGCGGCGGCGTTGTTGGCACAAACGCGGCAAAAATGGCTGTTGGCCTTGGCGCTGATGTCACTCTGCTCGATGTTAGTGCAGAAAGGCTGCGCCAACTTGACGATCAATTTGGAAATGACATTCAGACGATCATGTCTAACCCTTTGAATATTGCTAGCGCTGTGGCCGAGGCCGATCTTGTTATTGGCGCTGTGCTAATTCCTGGAGCAAGAGCGCCTAAACTCGTAACAGCAGAAATGATACAAAAAATGGGAGCAGGAAGTGTCGTTGTCGACGTCGCTGTAGACCAAGGTGGCATTATTGAAACAGCTAATAAAGTAACAACACATGATGCCCCGACTTATACGAAGTATGATGTCATCCATTATGCTGTCGCCAATATGCCAGGAGCGGTGCCGCGGACATCGACGATTGCGTTGACTAACGTCACCATTCCTTTCGCTGTACAAATTGCCAATAAGGGCGCTAAAGAAGCATTACGAGCGAGTTCGGCACTTGCCAAAGGCTTAAATGTAGCGAATGGCTTTATTACGTATGAAGCAGTTGCACGTGATCTAAACTATCCTTATAAACAAGCAGAAGAAGTTCTAGCTGAATTGCCTTAA
- a CDS encoding PucR family transcriptional regulator produces the protein MLAFAYDQFLCHSFSSLDQFVEELGVLLKCPVTIENSHHHLLAYSEHGEGTDQARVSTIIGRKVPAPLIHRFWKDGIMASLNQSSEPISIAEIPDMGLGPRVALSVRDQEGLVLGYVWVSETNRTLTAYEQQWLKKAARKAARLMQKANRFKRGEASNEERLWKLLTNTHELGDIPEEVRHEERQSSILIVDLANQLEHMETVQAIFENSNAVLFMFDGEFFIAFIYGKDLRKQVGAFAEKLPGGIHMAAGNPSFAVDGCARAYEQAKALLELKKRFGSELSDCLFYYEAGAYKYIQPYEDKAMIAGDHPAIEQLREYDAENQTSLLETLAMYIEKDGHLTAAAKALHVHPNSLQYRLKRIAELTGLHLRNPAERIGLYLDLQRKKAQLSVNSTNGIGKIRVDAPKKKRP, from the coding sequence ATGTTGGCTTTTGCATACGATCAATTTTTGTGTCATTCGTTTTCCTCCCTTGATCAATTTGTGGAAGAATTAGGCGTCCTGCTGAAATGTCCTGTTACAATAGAAAACAGTCACCATCATTTACTGGCCTATTCAGAGCATGGAGAAGGAACAGACCAAGCCCGAGTGTCCACCATCATCGGCCGTAAAGTACCAGCGCCGTTAATTCACCGTTTTTGGAAAGATGGGATTATGGCTTCGTTAAATCAATCGTCTGAACCGATTTCAATTGCTGAGATTCCCGATATGGGACTCGGGCCAAGAGTTGCTTTATCCGTTCGGGACCAGGAAGGTCTTGTGCTTGGTTATGTTTGGGTGTCGGAAACCAATCGAACCCTTACGGCCTATGAGCAGCAATGGTTGAAAAAGGCAGCTCGAAAAGCAGCACGGCTTATGCAAAAAGCGAATCGGTTTAAACGTGGGGAAGCTTCGAATGAGGAGCGACTTTGGAAACTATTGACGAATACCCACGAACTGGGCGACATACCAGAAGAAGTGCGGCATGAGGAGCGGCAAAGCAGTATCCTTATAGTGGATTTGGCAAACCAGCTTGAACATATGGAGACTGTACAAGCGATATTTGAAAACAGCAACGCCGTGCTTTTTATGTTTGATGGTGAGTTTTTTATTGCCTTTATTTATGGAAAAGACTTAAGGAAACAAGTTGGCGCCTTTGCCGAGAAACTGCCAGGTGGTATCCACATGGCCGCGGGGAATCCTTCATTTGCCGTTGATGGATGCGCCCGGGCTTATGAACAGGCGAAAGCATTGCTGGAATTGAAAAAGAGGTTTGGCAGCGAGCTATCTGATTGCTTGTTCTATTATGAAGCAGGGGCGTACAAATATATACAGCCTTATGAAGACAAAGCGATGATCGCTGGTGACCATCCAGCAATTGAGCAGTTGCGTGAATATGATGCAGAAAATCAAACAAGTCTGTTGGAAACATTGGCGATGTATATTGAAAAAGACGGACACCTTACCGCTGCAGCGAAAGCGCTTCATGTTCATCCCAATTCCCTCCAATACCGATTAAAGCGAATTGCCGAGTTGACGGGCTTACATTTGCGTAACCCAGCTGAACGAATTGGCTTATATTTAGATTTACAGCGCAAAAAAGCGCAACTTTCGGTGAATTCCACAAATGGGATAGGGAAAATTAGGGTGGATGCCCCAAAGAAAAAAAGACCGTAA
- a CDS encoding M15 family metallopeptidase encodes MRAFLRLLLFLVICIGLVFIAGFVSRTGWFNGLFQPSLTATNNTEVKIEEIVPADGLHPVVADYTEKLIEEAGAIGISILITDGYRTPEEQDRLYQKGRDQNGRIVTNAKGGQSYHNFGLAIDFALLDEDGEPLWDIAYDGNKNGELDWFEVAELAKELGFEWGGDWANFTDYPHLQMTFGYSIEELQHAQIEFEESELP; translated from the coding sequence GTGCGGGCATTTTTACGATTGCTGCTGTTTTTGGTGATCTGCATCGGCCTTGTTTTCATTGCTGGCTTTGTCTCAAGAACAGGTTGGTTCAACGGTTTGTTTCAACCTTCTCTTACGGCAACAAACAATACAGAAGTCAAAATAGAAGAGATTGTCCCTGCAGACGGGCTTCACCCAGTTGTAGCTGACTATACGGAAAAGTTGATTGAAGAAGCAGGGGCAATTGGTATCTCGATCCTGATTACAGACGGTTACCGCACTCCCGAAGAACAAGATCGCCTCTACCAAAAAGGACGCGACCAAAATGGGCGTATTGTCACGAATGCAAAAGGCGGTCAGTCTTACCACAATTTTGGCCTTGCTATTGACTTCGCCCTTTTAGATGAGGACGGCGAACCTTTATGGGACATCGCTTATGACGGCAACAAAAACGGCGAACTGGATTGGTTTGAAGTCGCAGAATTGGCGAAAGAACTTGGTTTTGAATGGGGAGGAGATTGGGCAAATTTCACCGATTACCCACACTTGCAAATGACATTCGGCTATTCAATTGAAGAATTGCAACATGCCCAAATTGAGTTTGAAGAAAGCGAGCTTCCTTAA
- a CDS encoding APC family permease, producing MEKEQQLKRTLTLVPLLVIGLAYMDPLVVFDTYGVVAQLTQGHVATSYLFTIAALLLTAYSYGRMVQAFPKAGSAYTYAQQSIHPNVGFAAGWSLLLDYLFLPMVNFAIGMAYLNAAFPEVPAFIWVVILAAAITTVNILGIQLTANITGLFVAFQVLVAAVFVVFMIRGLMNGLGTGELLSPVPFFSETFAFQTAFTGASILCFSFLGFDAISTLSEETKNPKKTVPLAIVLVVLIGGALFVAVSYLLQLVYPNYDAFISAEAASLEIAQYVGGAFMHAFFLAGTMVAVVSSSMSSHASASRLLFAMGRDNTLPKRFFGYVHPRFKTPTFNIVLIGILSLTAIFGELEIIYSFISFGALIGFISVNASVVFHYYIREKRRSLKGTVANLLLPALGAAFCIWLLYSIDRHALTIGFIWTILGLIYFLIRRKTSPNFTADAANRHKE from the coding sequence TTGGAGAAAGAACAGCAGTTAAAGCGTACGCTTACGCTGGTACCGCTGCTCGTCATTGGCCTTGCCTATATGGACCCGCTAGTCGTCTTTGATACGTACGGCGTGGTCGCGCAACTCACTCAAGGCCATGTAGCAACATCATACTTGTTTACAATCGCAGCACTACTTTTAACCGCTTATAGCTATGGACGAATGGTTCAAGCCTTTCCAAAAGCGGGCTCAGCGTATACGTATGCGCAACAAAGCATCCATCCAAATGTTGGTTTTGCTGCTGGTTGGTCTTTGCTTCTTGATTACTTGTTTCTGCCTATGGTCAATTTTGCAATTGGCATGGCTTATTTAAACGCCGCTTTTCCAGAAGTTCCCGCTTTTATTTGGGTCGTTATTTTAGCAGCGGCGATTACAACCGTCAATATTCTCGGCATACAGTTAACTGCAAATATAACAGGGTTATTCGTCGCGTTCCAAGTTCTAGTTGCTGCCGTATTTGTTGTTTTTATGATTCGTGGTTTGATGAATGGCTTAGGCACTGGCGAGCTATTATCGCCTGTGCCCTTTTTTAGTGAAACATTCGCATTCCAAACCGCTTTTACAGGTGCTTCCATTCTTTGCTTTTCCTTTTTAGGGTTTGATGCGATCTCGACTTTGTCAGAGGAAACGAAGAATCCAAAAAAAACAGTCCCACTGGCGATTGTACTAGTTGTCTTAATTGGAGGCGCATTGTTTGTAGCCGTTTCTTACTTGCTGCAGCTTGTTTATCCCAATTACGATGCTTTCATATCTGCCGAAGCGGCATCTCTGGAAATCGCCCAGTACGTCGGGGGCGCATTTATGCACGCCTTCTTCCTTGCTGGAACAATGGTTGCTGTGGTCTCATCCTCCATGTCTTCCCATGCCAGTGCTTCAAGGCTGCTATTCGCAATGGGGCGGGATAATACATTGCCTAAGCGCTTTTTCGGCTATGTTCATCCGCGTTTTAAAACGCCCACGTTTAACATTGTCCTAATTGGCATTCTTTCCTTAACCGCCATTTTTGGCGAACTGGAAATCATATACTCATTCATTAGTTTTGGAGCGCTTATTGGTTTTATTAGCGTAAACGCATCAGTCGTGTTCCATTACTATATTCGCGAAAAGCGTCGTTCCCTTAAAGGAACAGTGGCAAATTTGCTGTTGCCAGCGTTAGGAGCAGCATTTTGCATTTGGTTGCTTTATTCCATTGATAGACACGCATTAACGATCGGCTTTATCTGGACAATACTTGGGCTTATTTATTTTCTTATACGTCGAAAAACCAGTCCAAATTTCACAGCAGACGCTGCCAACCGCCATAAGGAATGA